The Diceros bicornis minor isolate mBicDic1 chromosome 18, mDicBic1.mat.cur, whole genome shotgun sequence sequence ggcACAATCATAACTACATACGTGCAccggggtagttgcccaatttgcatagaaagattagtggtaactgcctggatttcttttcctcccaatccagttaTCAGAATCGATGTTTcttgaaacttagttggattcccatagataagggtggcctccGCCCCTGTATCTATAAGTGCCTGcacactagttgtagatccattcttccaaaatattttaattggtacatgtggtctaatatcttttcttatagtggcactaatcgatacagaggtttggccttcccctcaatcacataagtcagcaagaagaggatcCGAGGGAGGAGGCGATGCACTAGGTGCAGtaggcactgggttggaagcattctCTATATTGTCCCTTCTATTCACTTGGtttacattcagccctttttctttatatagtttccataattctttagtgtcaactccatcaatctggtCTTTGGGTACTCCTGCCCGGAGTAgggccaaaaacatatcacctcgaatcattttatcctttttaaagaatgtttctcttttttcccttcctggagAGTTTTTAGTTGTCTGCCGgtctcccaagtctgctagctgcataatcttatctgcaagtgttgCTATAgggttttcagtttcattcatgagaagggttgtaattatttgtttgtatgccgGAGGTGtagtttttatcaacttgtttcgcacctggacacttaaagtcatttcatttaaagcttcaccacagcccagaaacacagcccgtttcatggtttcttctctcatcttttggacacaatcttttaaagtataccacGGTCTCTTAGTGTCCGGCCACATATCCtccgtggggtatttatcttgagctccttttactgcaagagccaataaagttgtaccatcagtgtcttgtccacgatcatttggggggtgagcattcatgctccaatctctgaaagctccccgtattactggatcattggacaaaattgcaaatttaaaagcatctcctgcgtccagattaattcctgtagcgcccatatcatataggcgaactagccaggttataatggcttctccaggcttttgtgtagcccgggctaaaatatcagaaatttcttgttggttaaaatcctcaatcacatctttccttacagaatgattaccatccatttccatccgccgacggcgaagaggacgtgcctctgtgcgtttcggcggtttttcctcttcctcacaatcagtttcagaatcatcatcccagatatcaccatcccgtgtgtccgggtcccacttaggaccggccgatgctatggccatatgaacttttagtttatttacctttcctctcctctttctatatttatatttggcaactcttacagcagccttttctgctatagcttggtagttacgagcctgatctcccagtgcatgatattgacattgaatcatagccaagcgaAACTGcaaatctgaattttctttttccaagagtgccttctctttctgtatcttatccctatcttctatagccccgcgataagcagtcaacaaacaccaacctcgccgtgccaaaaaagaaacatcatctttctttttcctttccaccgtctgcaaagctttggtcacatccaacggtttaaatcgtcgcagacgagcatcccaagcttcacataaccctgacctacgagcccactccccagccagagtgcaaaagggagggtcctcccatcctggaatttcttccaccttggcttcagttacctttcatttgaataggaaaggcatctccttaatcgaatcctgctcacagcgccaattatgttatgagaggttcggggattcgatcggagacgtaaaagacactttccactccaaacaaatggactgaaggtatattttattatatagaggatagtaaaggcgatagtccgcaaacagatccaaataggtcaaataataagagggaaaaaacaccagctcgactggaaagggaaaacatccacatcggctgagatagcagcagatccgaataggtcgtataataagagggaaaaacatcagatcgatcggaaagggaaacaccagatcgactgaagagaaatgacacaaatcaacctgAAAGAGAAACAcgaggttgactgaaaagagaacacatcaaatcaattactttatatcaaatcaattactcacaatatccatgccccactgccaggagagccctgtcaatcgacgcggctgggcaaggatcacacgtcctgggcaaggtgtcccttccacaggtggaactctcaccaggtctcagcttccagcagtttatataagcagttacagagtttacagagcaagcatctagtgtttccatgcacaaaatggttatcagtggcgtacgtgcactgagccccttggctaacgtcccagcccagtagttgtgtacgtgcattgttttctttggttatcgtcctagcccggcacagatggccagtccatcccgtgctacgacgctccaagagccttgaactgttacaacttgcaactctctccgtgggagaaaggccaattcccgggaaaaggccagttcccaccacacagaaagcagctttgtatttctttgtgtgctggtggctataggtcaatggagcggccaaacatggctgtactcgtGTCAAGACACCTTCATTCCCAGTGATCCATTTGGGGGAATTTATGCCTCCCTCCCCCATAATTGTAGGCTCTGTGCATCTAGAGGTCCCCGCTGTAAGAGGGGGACGTTACCTCGAGGGGACATAGTAAAGGTCTGATCGGAATTAAAGCTATGACTGTCACCTTATTGCTTTGGGCTTCTTGTGCCAGGGGATCAGCAAGCAAAGAAAGGAGCTATGGGGGCAAGGAGGAATATATTTAGCGTTTAAGTGACCCACTGGGGGCATTCTTGGTATTCCTAATTCCAGTTCTAACTGCACATGGGGAAGTACAACAGCTGTAGCCTGATGAGGACATAGTAACCAAGGGCTCAGAGCTCTCAGAGATGGGCATCAAGGTCACTCCACTGGGCAAGTTACCTAGATCAGCAGAGGTGCTGCCCACTAACCCTCCTCTTGTGGGTTTCCCTAGAAATTGTGGCCAACCAGTTGGAGTGAGCTTAATGAGAGAAATACGCAGACATGAGCAGTGCCAGGGGGAGACTATACGACGTCCTATCCAGATCCCTTTTGCCATCAAGGCCCCATCCCCAAGCTAGCGTGAGTATGGACTGCTAGTGGCTCACGCCGTTCACCCGCACTCTTCCCCAATTAATTGTTCTCAGCCCAAAGGAGCCACCACACCTGGAGGTTTCTGCCCTCTCTGTCACCTCTCTCTACCAGGGGTGGTCCACAGTTGCTGACAACTGACGTAAGAGTACAAAGGCCCAACCACCTTTCCTCTAGGAGGGGCAGGTCTGTGGTACCATTCACATCCATCATCTGTGGGGTCAGATGATGAGAGAATTCAACTGGCTTAGCTTCTTCCACTACCCTATCCTGCTTCCCCAGTTTCTTACCGATTTCTCCTGAGAGCACTTCCTTATAAATCACTCGTGAGAGAATCCCTgtttcaggctctgcttttagtGAATCCAACATAAGACACACAGCTTGGAGTGGTACCCCCTTAAACACAGCCTGCTTCCAGATGAGTGTTACTAACACGGAGAGCCACGTGACTTGTGGGAGTGTGTCTTTTCCCTCAGATATaatgatatgaaaaaaaaaaaacagattgaaGACTACTAGTCTAAAAAAAATTGTGCAAAACTTGTAAGAAGAGACAGCAAAATATTCAAAAGATTTAGAAGTTCAGCTGACAGTAAATTCAAGAGTTGACTGTGACACTGTAGTGACCATCCATATTGTATGAAAAATGTTTTGGAGGGCACCGACGATGAGATTTGGAACACATATGTCTTAGATAGGGTGCCTTCAAGAGCAGACCCAAAAAAAGGGGTTTGAgaacaagtagtttatttgggagatgaTCCTAAGAAGCATTGTAGGGAACCTGGGAGGTGATCCTGGGAAGGGACAGAGGCCAATAGAGAATGATTTCATGAGCAGATTACTCCTGTAGGCAGCCGGGGTCCAATCCCACTGAGGACCTCTGGAGACTGGTACAACATGCCCCCACTCAAGGGGAAAGAAGCTAGGGTGTTTATCCATCAACTCCTGTCCACTGGTGGAGCACTGCTCCTAGAGACTTCAACTTCCCTACTTATGGCCCACCCAGAGACTGCTCCTTCAGCCAAAGTCCTCAGGCAGAGAGTTCCAGGTGCTTGCCGTAGGAAACTTCTTATATTAGAATGCGGAGTGCTGAAGGGCTAGAGGTAGAAACCGGAAATCACCTGCTGTAGTCTACTCCTTCTGCAGAGCAGAACAACAGAACAATTGTCAGCTAAGCATGAcaattcaagaaagaaaaataatgagatgCGATGCTCTTTTATGTGTATGCCTGgaaatttaagatttatttaagATTTGGGAATATCTCTATATGAGAAAATCTGGCACAGAACAAATATATCAATTGGGATGATACGTTGGTTGACAGATTTTAGAGAAAATGTAAACTTTGTGTTCACTTGGGAGAGAGATAATAACATGGTGGGGGCAGTATATTTGGAAGCCAAACTCAGTCTAAGAATCAGCTGGAACTGAGGTTTTACGACTGGCCTCTCATAATTCAGCTCACAGATGGACTACATCAAGAAGTTTGATTGATGGTACAGTACAGGGCGCTCAGCAGCAAGAACCGCTAGAGCAGATAGGGCGGCAGCAGGTGGTCTGGCAACAGCTGGGGTGACAGCAGCTAGAAATGCAGGATGTGGGCCTGCAGCAGCTGGAACCACAGCAGGAGGGGCCACAGCAGCTGGAACCACAGCAGGAGGGGTGGCAGCAGCTGGAGATACAGCAGGAGGGACGGCAGCAGGTGGTCTGGCAGCAGCTGGGGCGACAGCAACTAGAGCTGCAGCAGCTGGGGAGGCAGCGGGTGGGCTGGCAGCACACAGAGTGGCAGCACTGGGGCCTGCAGCAGCTGGACACACAGCATCTGGGTTGGCAGCAGGTGGTCCTGCAGCAGGTGGACTGGCAGCAGCTGGGGCGGCAGCAGGTCTCCTGGCCACAGCCCTGCTCAGGGCAAAGGGAGCCACAACAGGAGCTGACCATGGTGTCAGAGGGTAGAGGTTCTGGGTGAGTTTCCAGGAGGGTGGGTTTGTAAGATTTGAAGTCTCTTTGCCCCAGGTCCCCTTTTATACCCTGCTAAGTGGCTGTTGTTTTCGGACGCAGCACTCTTTCCTTGTCATGGTTTGTCCTAGTAAATAGGCGATTATCAAATTAGGCAAGTTTGTTTTCCTGGTAAAACTTTGCAAGATGGATggaaaacattattttcttttcctgatgCTTTAGGATTCATTCCGTCAGCTCTTCTTGAATCACTTCTTATGTGTCTGTCTTGCTTTAGCTTCCTCAAAGAAAGCTGTCACATGATGCCTTGCCTGCAGATAGTATGTGTGTTAGTCTAACTTGGCATAGCATATCATGTCTACCCTTGGGTGATGATAATTCTTATAGGCCCACATTCTCTTTGCTGACCTGGGAGGATAAAACTACATTTCAGTCTGATGGCTCATTCATTGTGGATCAGGTGGGCAGAGAAGGTTTGCATGTCAAACGAGATCCTAATAAGACTAATAGTCTTATTAGGACATATCCCCCTCCCCACAGTGAATCATAACCCATTTTCTAGACTTTCTGATAGGAAACAAATAACTGTTCTTAGGAGGAAAACTAAGTCGTGAAATTTTagtgtgtcttttttttccctcatcttCGTTGAGGTATGCTTAATATACAGAAAATTGCATGTTAAATGTATACactttgatgagtttggacatatgcatacacccctaataccatcaccacaattaaggtaataaacacatccatcacctccaaaagattTCTTGTGTCCCTTTGCTTTtttctgtggtaagaacacttagcacgagatctaccctcttaacaagttTTTGGGTGCACCATgtggtattgttaactataggcacagtGCTGTGCAGCAGATCTCTAGactttattcatcttgcatagctgtaactttatacccattgaacctATTTTCtcctccctgcagtccctggaAACCAACATTTTatcctctgcttctatgagtttgactattttagatatctcatttaagtggaatcatgcaatatctgCCCTTCtgtgacttacttcacttagcataatgtcttcaggtccatccctgttgtccAAAATGGCAGGATTCCCTtctttcttaaggctgaataatattcacttCCATTAATGTATCAGTGTTGACATTCAAGATTTAATGGCGGTAAAATGTTGGCAGTAAGTGTGGGCTTGTACTGGAGTCACTGTCATGTGAAACAGCTACGTCTTTTTCATTACAAACTGCTTCAATCTCTTCTTATAGATGTGCAGTGGTTATTTTAGAC is a genomic window containing:
- the LOC131417473 gene encoding keratin-associated protein 4-2-like isoform X1, producing MVHSCCGAVCSDQSCGQGLCQETCCSPSCYQPTCYRTTCCRTTSCRPSCCVSSCCRPSCCQTTCCRITCCRPSCCPSCCQSTCCRTTCCQPRCCVSSCCRPQCCHSVCCQPTRCLPSCCSSSCCRPSCCQTTCCRPSCCISSCCHPSCCGSSCCGPSCCGSSCCRPTSCISSCCHPSCCQTTCCRPICSSGSCC
- the LOC131417473 gene encoding keratin-associated protein 4-2-like isoform X2 translates to MVSSCCGSLCPEQGCGQETCCRPSCCQSTCCRTTCCQPRCCVSSCCRPQCCHSVCCQPTRCLPSCCSSSCCRPSCCQTTCCRPSCCISSCCHPSCCGSSCCGPSCCGSSCCRPTSCISSCCHPSCCQTTCCRPICSSGSCC